The Edaphobacter sp. 12200R-103 genome contains a region encoding:
- a CDS encoding penicillin-binding transpeptidase domain-containing protein, which translates to MSRWFRVVGVVLVGMMLGWGPDTVALTSSGSAKHHSSGTSRSSVAKTRVAAKTSSKAKRTTKASAKSSRRRRGAKTRLAVRRSRHYEHFSASSYADNLTLGDVTDGEDPVVRAAAIEALGNMNGTALVIDPSNGRILAMVNQKLALSRGAEPCSTIKLSVALAALEEGIVKKDTPVNLGGHYRMTMTDALAHSNNAYFETLGRSLGFERVKHYANEFGLGELAGYHIQGEQLGVYPDEVLPAKRGGVGRMCSFGESISMTPLQLGALVSAIANGGTLYYLQHPESAIDIASFQPRVKRQLNIAPLIPEIVDGMEGAVRYGTARSLRTNFSEFPVMGKTGTCSNNGTRFGWFGSYADTPRGRLVTVFFLEGGRPTFGPKAAELTGQLYRALWEKSYFTPKTQQASGVLGTE; encoded by the coding sequence GTGTCTAGGTGGTTCAGGGTCGTCGGCGTGGTTCTTGTGGGCATGATGCTGGGTTGGGGACCGGATACGGTGGCGCTGACCTCATCGGGCAGTGCAAAACATCATTCATCTGGAACTTCTCGTAGCTCGGTCGCAAAGACGAGAGTCGCGGCGAAGACGAGTTCAAAAGCCAAGAGAACAACAAAGGCTTCCGCAAAATCTTCGCGGCGTCGTCGCGGAGCCAAAACCCGGCTGGCCGTTCGGCGGAGCCGGCATTATGAGCACTTCTCGGCCAGCTCCTATGCCGACAACCTGACTCTGGGAGACGTTACCGACGGAGAGGATCCGGTTGTTCGTGCGGCGGCCATTGAGGCGCTTGGCAACATGAATGGCACGGCGCTGGTCATCGATCCGTCGAATGGCAGAATTCTGGCGATGGTGAACCAGAAGCTGGCTCTCTCACGCGGAGCCGAACCCTGCTCGACGATCAAGTTGAGCGTTGCCCTGGCCGCTCTTGAGGAGGGAATCGTCAAGAAGGACACGCCGGTGAACCTCGGTGGCCACTATCGCATGACGATGACCGACGCGCTGGCGCACTCCAACAATGCGTATTTTGAGACGCTGGGACGTTCGCTGGGCTTTGAACGAGTAAAGCACTACGCCAACGAGTTTGGCCTGGGCGAACTGGCCGGCTACCACATCCAGGGCGAGCAGCTTGGCGTCTATCCGGACGAGGTGCTTCCGGCAAAGCGGGGCGGCGTAGGAAGGATGTGCTCGTTTGGCGAGAGTATCTCGATGACGCCGCTACAGCTGGGAGCGCTGGTCTCTGCGATCGCCAACGGCGGAACGCTCTATTACCTGCAGCATCCCGAGAGCGCGATCGATATTGCCAGCTTTCAACCGAGGGTGAAGCGTCAGTTGAACATCGCACCGCTGATTCCGGAGATCGTCGACGGGATGGAAGGTGCAGTGAGATATGGAACGGCTCGTTCGCTGAGAACGAATTTCAGTGAGTTTCCCGTGATGGGCAAGACGGGAACCTGCTCGAACAACGGGACACGGTTTGGCTGGTTCGGTTCGTATGCAGATACTCCCAGGGGACGGCTGGTCACGGTCTTCTTTCTGGAAGGTGGACGCCCGACCTTCGGCCCGAAAGCAGCAGAACTTACAGGCCAGCTCTACCGTGCGCTATGGGAGAAGAGTTACTTCACTCCGAAGACCCAGCAGGCCTCGGGAGTTCTGGGAACCGAGTAA
- the ftsZ gene encoding cell division protein FtsZ, which yields MSNLPEDDIRIHYHDEVPRGARIKVIGVGGGGNNAVNRMIAAKVEGVEFIAANTDVQALMTSQAPVKLQLGVKLTSGLGAGANPDVGRRAALEDSDKIIEALEGADMVFVTAGLGGGTGTGAAPVIASLASEMGALTVAVVTRPFGFEGKRRMMQAERGMQELLESVDTVIVIPNEKLLAVAKDAGFFESFRIADDVLRQGVQGISDIITIPGVINRDFADVKTTMAGMGYAVMGTAVRSGENRAVEAAMAAMASPLLESGAIDGAKGILINITGSSSLKLNEVNEASTIIQNAAHEDANIIFGAVQDETMGDDVKITVIATGFKQQEMPARRERMLAEATLPTVRYEMPVEPRIPVSRPTTPRFLSEEMERTEPAVAAPQQRVAEPQMESRRDGAADHPAVAANPELVPVPASVFDDDFFRTSPQRTVASPGIEQPVRVEAGIHGTTFAVAQDNPPSSNPGVDAGVRSPFAAATVIQPDPSEPDELDIPAFLRRGN from the coding sequence ATGTCGAATCTGCCTGAGGACGATATCCGCATCCACTACCACGACGAAGTCCCCCGCGGCGCCAGGATCAAGGTCATCGGCGTGGGTGGCGGTGGAAACAACGCCGTGAACCGCATGATTGCGGCCAAGGTGGAGGGCGTTGAGTTTATCGCGGCCAACACGGATGTGCAGGCCCTGATGACGTCGCAGGCTCCGGTCAAGCTGCAGCTTGGTGTCAAGCTGACGAGCGGGCTGGGCGCGGGCGCGAATCCTGATGTGGGGCGGCGCGCGGCGCTGGAAGATTCGGACAAGATTATCGAGGCGCTTGAGGGCGCGGACATGGTGTTTGTCACTGCCGGTCTGGGCGGAGGCACGGGCACGGGTGCGGCCCCGGTGATCGCCTCGCTGGCAAGCGAGATGGGGGCCCTGACGGTCGCCGTCGTGACGCGGCCCTTCGGCTTTGAAGGCAAGCGGCGCATGATGCAGGCCGAGCGCGGTATGCAGGAGCTACTGGAGTCGGTGGATACCGTCATCGTGATCCCGAACGAGAAGCTGCTGGCTGTGGCCAAGGATGCGGGCTTCTTCGAGAGCTTCCGGATCGCCGACGACGTTCTGCGGCAGGGTGTTCAGGGTATCTCAGACATTATTACGATTCCCGGTGTGATCAACCGCGACTTTGCCGACGTGAAGACGACGATGGCGGGGATGGGCTATGCGGTGATGGGAACCGCGGTGCGCTCCGGAGAGAACCGCGCAGTGGAGGCCGCGATGGCAGCCATGGCTTCGCCTCTGCTGGAGTCGGGCGCCATCGACGGCGCGAAAGGCATCCTAATTAACATCACGGGCTCGAGCAGCCTGAAGCTGAACGAGGTGAACGAAGCCTCGACGATCATTCAGAACGCGGCGCATGAAGATGCGAACATCATCTTCGGCGCGGTGCAGGATGAGACGATGGGCGACGACGTAAAGATTACGGTGATCGCTACCGGTTTCAAACAGCAGGAGATGCCGGCGCGGCGCGAGCGTATGCTGGCCGAGGCGACCCTGCCGACCGTGCGCTATGAGATGCCGGTTGAGCCGCGAATCCCGGTTTCGCGTCCGACGACGCCGCGTTTTCTGAGCGAAGAGATGGAACGGACGGAGCCGGCGGTGGCAGCTCCTCAACAGCGCGTTGCGGAACCGCAGATGGAGTCACGTCGGGATGGGGCGGCAGATCATCCGGCAGTGGCGGCGAATCCAGAGCTGGTTCCTGTTCCCGCGTCGGTCTTTGACGATGATTTTTTCCGTACTTCTCCGCAGCGGACAGTGGCCTCTCCTGGAATAGAGCAGCCCGTACGGGTCGAGGCGGGTATCCATGGCACGACGTTCGCGGTTGCGCAGGACAATCCTCCGTCTTCCAATCCCGGCGTGGATGCGGGCGTGCGATCTCCCTTTGCTGCGGCGACGGTGATTCAGCCGGACCCCTCGGAGCCGGATGAGCTTGATATTCCGGCATTTCTGCGGCGTGGGAACTAA
- the ftsA gene encoding cell division protein FtsA, producing MKNQKIENLITVLDAGSSKSCVLVAELHDGVLRYRGHGVEPSKGMRKGLIAELGPAAEAINRSALMAERSAKAAIETAVVGIGGTHVRGMNSRGGISLGSRMREITREEVRAAVDRARSVALPADREVLHLLPQEFILDDQQGIHDPIGMVGNKLEVNLHLSTCSGGVAQSVITCANRAGLEVLDTVYEGIASAEAVLSADERELGVCIADIGSSTTELAVFFEGSVAHTAVLPIGGDHFTNDLAVGLHVTVEEAEHLKKTYGHCIVTAVPQSSEIEVGGDLAISGGQPARLVRQRFLAEILEPRARELFTMMRDNLRQGGVLEALGAGCVVTGGGALMAGLLDNAESLLRVPARIGYPVPLSKMPDELVRPEYATMIGMLLYTHRTQVRRASEEQGLRSKLKSIFAGSF from the coding sequence ATGAAGAACCAGAAGATTGAGAATCTGATCACGGTGCTGGACGCCGGCAGCTCGAAGAGCTGTGTGCTGGTGGCCGAGCTTCACGATGGAGTCCTGCGTTATCGCGGCCACGGCGTCGAGCCGTCGAAAGGAATGCGCAAGGGCCTGATTGCAGAGCTGGGGCCAGCGGCGGAGGCCATCAACCGGTCCGCGCTGATGGCTGAGCGCTCGGCCAAGGCGGCGATTGAGACGGCGGTCGTTGGGATTGGCGGAACGCATGTGCGCGGGATGAACTCGCGCGGCGGCATCAGCCTGGGAAGCCGGATGCGCGAGATTACGCGCGAAGAGGTGAGGGCGGCGGTGGACCGCGCGCGCAGCGTGGCGCTGCCTGCTGACCGCGAGGTGCTGCACCTGCTCCCCCAGGAGTTTATTCTGGACGACCAGCAGGGGATTCACGACCCGATTGGGATGGTGGGGAACAAGCTCGAGGTCAACCTTCATCTTTCTACCTGCTCGGGTGGTGTAGCCCAGAGCGTGATCACATGTGCCAATCGTGCAGGCCTGGAAGTGCTGGACACGGTCTATGAGGGTATCGCTTCGGCGGAGGCGGTCCTGTCGGCCGATGAGCGCGAACTGGGAGTATGCATCGCTGACATCGGATCGAGCACGACGGAGCTGGCAGTGTTCTTTGAAGGCTCCGTGGCCCATACGGCGGTGCTGCCCATCGGCGGCGACCACTTTACCAACGACCTCGCGGTGGGATTGCACGTGACGGTGGAGGAGGCCGAGCATCTGAAGAAGACCTACGGCCACTGCATCGTGACTGCCGTGCCGCAGTCGAGCGAGATTGAGGTAGGGGGCGATCTTGCGATCTCTGGAGGTCAGCCTGCGCGCCTGGTACGACAGAGATTTCTGGCTGAGATCCTGGAGCCGCGCGCGCGCGAGCTCTTCACGATGATGCGCGACAACCTGAGGCAGGGAGGCGTGCTGGAGGCTCTGGGGGCCGGCTGCGTGGTCACCGGAGGCGGAGCGCTGATGGCCGGGCTGCTGGATAACGCCGAGAGCCTGCTACGGGTACCGGCGCGGATCGGCTACCCGGTTCCGTTGTCGAAGATGCCGGATGAACTGGTGCGGCCGGAGTATGCAACGATGATCGGTATGTTGCTGTACACCCACCGCACGCAGGTGCGGAGAGCGAGCGAAGAGCAGGGTCTGCGGTCGAAGCTGAAGTCGATCTTTGCGGGAAGCTTCTAG
- a CDS encoding cell division protein FtsQ/DivIB: MMTREFTEYEDELEDDGLRARRRQGGVRVKLRGGMPRSRRGKIVAVVMLLVLAGLGVAGAMVVRNAILHDERFMIPSASAIETEGNLHVARGQLLSLFGEDIERNIFRVPLATRKAELEELPWVERATVMRLLPNHIRVAVTERTPVAFVRQGNHIGLVDANGVLLDMPADAQTKMHYSFPVVTGLDAKDPLSLRAARMKLYARFTGDLDGGGDKVSEKLSEVDLSNPEDVRAMVQDKGGEVQVHFGQDSFLDRYRKFEEHLQEWRSQYPHLASVDMRYDRQVVLEMQPGTDAPVSNEQQAATDPPKSSVAPTAQTRGHARPTAGSAKKPVSKGRKAEPKKKSSSGRGAVEQPSISTVSTAKAEGESFWVRPAAETELAEGSSAQLTYDPQVVHP, encoded by the coding sequence ATGATGACTCGCGAGTTTACAGAGTATGAGGACGAGTTGGAGGACGACGGTCTCCGGGCGCGGAGGCGGCAGGGAGGAGTTCGCGTAAAGCTGCGTGGTGGAATGCCACGTTCGCGTCGTGGAAAGATCGTTGCCGTGGTGATGCTTCTGGTGCTTGCCGGGCTTGGCGTTGCCGGCGCGATGGTGGTTCGCAACGCGATTCTGCATGATGAGCGTTTCATGATTCCTTCGGCCTCGGCGATTGAGACGGAGGGGAACCTGCATGTAGCCAGGGGCCAGCTGCTGAGTCTGTTTGGCGAGGATATCGAGCGGAATATCTTTCGCGTACCGCTGGCCACGCGCAAGGCGGAGCTCGAGGAGTTGCCGTGGGTGGAGCGCGCTACGGTGATGCGGCTGCTCCCGAACCATATCCGGGTGGCGGTCACGGAGCGGACTCCGGTGGCCTTTGTACGACAGGGAAATCACATCGGTCTGGTGGATGCGAACGGAGTCCTGCTGGATATGCCTGCCGATGCGCAAACGAAGATGCACTATTCGTTTCCAGTGGTCACCGGGCTCGATGCGAAGGACCCGCTTTCGCTGCGCGCGGCGCGCATGAAGCTGTATGCGCGGTTTACCGGCGATCTGGATGGTGGTGGAGACAAGGTCTCGGAGAAGCTGAGCGAGGTGGATCTGTCGAACCCTGAGGATGTCCGGGCCATGGTGCAGGATAAAGGCGGAGAGGTGCAGGTGCACTTCGGGCAGGACAGCTTTCTGGATCGTTATAGGAAGTTTGAAGAGCATCTGCAGGAGTGGAGGAGCCAGTATCCTCACCTGGCCTCGGTGGACATGAGGTACGACCGGCAGGTGGTCCTGGAGATGCAGCCGGGTACGGATGCTCCTGTGAGCAATGAGCAGCAGGCCGCTACGGATCCTCCGAAGTCCAGTGTGGCGCCGACGGCTCAGACGCGAGGACACGCGAGGCCGACGGCGGGATCTGCAAAGAAGCCGGTGAGCAAGGGGCGAAAGGCCGAGCCGAAGAAGAAAAGCTCTTCGGGCCGGGGTGCTGTGGAGCAGCCTTCGATTTCGACCGTTTCGACCGCGAAGGCAGAAGGGGAATCCTTCTGGGTTCGCCCCGCCGCGGAAACAGAATTGGCAGAGGGATCGAGCGCGCAGCTGACGTATGATCCTCAGGTGGTTCATCCATGA